The following are from one region of the Magallana gigas chromosome 6, xbMagGiga1.1, whole genome shotgun sequence genome:
- the LOC105333513 gene encoding F-box only protein 33: MAAGPRWGSLPSVLIVDILSYLSHEDRLKASSVNKRWRNCLFHPSLWSKIKFQLGFSKRHRSRFLADRCGRFVREAVIKFNAHNCLEVREGMRIITILGSNKNLQHFALFPSSCHIEWPDSNFVNRFLNGIETIVQTSRRLRHFSLGCVEELLEHSNHLLQLLSKHHSQSLKHLFLASVKEDSENYGIIWLTPDDLRPFYQLTHLSIDYDYLTNSVLESFVDRSRAKLERLIIHVHGIESTHEKISNATWQMVSAHNPVLEVTINFVHSFDGVESLLDILQPNLPLAHFRQFFCTNLNTAAINYMSTHYRNSLQSVYILDGLMDGYPVPYISQTDEDPFVMLAWRCNKLQNFSLIGYEISEDDVIAIARLRGHSLKSYNIPHCCICTVEEEEEHISWFSHGCYAPEFPQKVSENLKWNWSPIEDDELPLAVFDISADAERAYMRILLSDQQV; encoded by the exons atggcAGCGGGTCCAAGATGGGGCTCGTTGCCCAGCGTACTTATTGTGGACATACTGTCGTATCTTTCGCATGAAGACCGACTGAAAGCGTCTTCAGTTAACAAACGATGGAGGAACTGTCTTTTTCATCCATCTTTATGGAGCAAAATTAAGTTCCAACTGGGATTTTCGAAGAGGCACAGGTCGAGATTTTTAGCAGACAGATGTGGCCGTTTCGTGAGAGAAGCAGTGATTAAGTTTAATGCGCATAACTGTTTAGAGGTGAGAGAGGGCATGAGAATCATCACCATTCTTGGATCCAACAAGAATTTGCAACATTTTGCTCTTTTCCCGTCTAGCTGTCACATTGAATGGCCTGATTCGAACTTCGTAAACAG ATTTCTGAATGGTATTGAAACCATTGTTCAAACTAGCAGACGACTGAGGCACTTCTCTTTGGGCTGTGTTGAAGAGCTTCTTGAACATTCCAATCACCTATTGCAATTGTTATCCAAACACCACTCGCAGTCCCTCAAACATTTATTCCTTGCCAGTGTCAAAGAAGATAGTGAGAATTATGGAATCATATGGTTGACCCCCGATGACCTCAGACCATTCTATCAGCTGACTCATCTCAGCATTGATTACGACTACCTTACAAACAGTGTCCTCGAAAGTTTCGTTGACAGAAGCCGTGCAAAATTGGAGAGACTGATCATACATGTTCATGGTATTGAGAGTACTCATGAGAAGATTTCGAATGCAACATGGCAGATGGTATCTGCTCATAATCCTGTGCTAGAGGTCACCATCAATTTTGTCCATTCATTTGATGGTGTAGAGTCGCTACTGGATATTCTGCAGCCAAACCTACCACTAGCCCACTTTCGTCAGTTTTTCTGCACCAATTTAAACACTGCAGCAATTAACTATATGTCCACACACTACAG AAACAGTCTGCAGTCAGTGTATATTTTGGATGGCCTGATGGATGGCTACCCTGTCCCTTACATCAGCCAGACAGACGAGGATCCTTTTGTGATGCTGGCGTGGAGGTGTAACAAACTCCAGAACTTCTCTCTCATAG GCTATGAGATCTCGGAGGATGATGTGATTGCTATAGCCCGACTAAGGGGACACAGTCTGAAGTCATACAACATCCCCCATTGCTGTATCTGCACAGTGGAGGAAGAGGAGGAACATATATCATGGTTCAGCCACGGCTGCTACGCCCCAGAGTTCCCTCAAAAG GTGTCAGAAAATCTGAAATGGAACTGGAGTCCAATTGAAGATGATGAGCTACCTTTGGCTGTGTTTGACATCTCGGCTGATGCTGAGAGAGCCTACATGAGGATTCTCCTCTCTGACCAACAGGTGTAA